One part of the Desulfonema ishimotonii genome encodes these proteins:
- a CDS encoding iron-sulfur cluster assembly scaffold protein, which produces MEKSENSGEEKFDFWQEHSLKYLEMAFRTDKQHRMEQPDGYGKKTGDCGDTIEMFLRIRDERVKEVSFEVQGCMNTNACSNAIAMLAEGNTVEAAWEITPEAVADWLESLPADHFHCAELAVGTFYLALTDYQKMSGNSWKRLYR; this is translated from the coding sequence ATGGAAAAATCAGAAAACAGCGGTGAGGAAAAGTTTGATTTCTGGCAGGAACATTCGCTGAAATATCTGGAAATGGCGTTCCGGACCGATAAACAGCACCGGATGGAACAGCCGGACGGATACGGCAAAAAGACCGGTGACTGCGGGGATACCATTGAAATGTTTCTGCGCATCCGGGATGAACGGGTGAAGGAAGTGTCGTTTGAGGTGCAGGGCTGCATGAACACCAACGCCTGTTCCAACGCCATTGCCATGCTGGCCGAGGGGAATACGGTGGAAGCGGCGTGGGAGATCACCCCGGAGGCCGTGGCCGACTGGCTGGAATCCCTGCCCGCAGATCATTTCCACTGTGCCGAACTGGCGGTGGGCACCTTCTATCTGGCCCTGACCGATTATCAGAAAATGTCCGGCAATTCCTGGAAAAGGCTGTATCGCTGA
- the dsrM gene encoding sulfate reduction electron transfer complex DsrMKJOP subunit DsrM yields the protein MNVKYMFSLMAVILLILLAYAGVEVAGLQVVFGIVIPYLALAVFVAGFSYRVMGWAYSPVPFRIPTTCGQHKSLPWLRQAKIDCPDTTGRVIVRMILEVVFFRSLFRNLKFRVKEGGKMFYGLELFLWLGALAFHYSFAAVVVRHLRFFTEPVPFFVKIIEKLDGFFQFGLPVVYLSGIVLLAAVIYLCLRRIFIAQVNYISLASDFFPLFLIIGIAATGILMRYFTKADVLSIKEFTMGLVTFHPAIPQGISGIFYVHLFLVCALLAYFPFSKLMHMGGVFMSPTRNLTCDTRARRHVNPWNYPVPVHTYEEYEDDFRELMIEAGLPVEKKE from the coding sequence ATGAATGTAAAGTACATGTTTTCCCTCATGGCAGTGATCCTGCTAATCCTGCTTGCGTATGCAGGGGTTGAAGTAGCAGGGCTTCAGGTTGTTTTCGGTATTGTCATCCCGTATCTGGCACTGGCTGTCTTTGTTGCGGGATTTTCATACCGGGTCATGGGCTGGGCCTACTCACCGGTTCCGTTCCGCATCCCGACAACCTGTGGCCAGCACAAATCGCTTCCCTGGCTCCGGCAGGCCAAGATCGACTGCCCCGATACGACGGGCCGCGTGATTGTCCGCATGATCCTGGAAGTCGTGTTTTTCCGTTCTCTGTTCAGAAACCTGAAGTTCAGGGTCAAAGAGGGCGGCAAAATGTTTTACGGCCTGGAACTGTTTCTGTGGCTGGGGGCGCTGGCGTTCCACTACTCCTTTGCTGCGGTGGTCGTCCGGCATCTGCGCTTCTTTACGGAGCCGGTGCCGTTTTTCGTGAAAATTATTGAGAAACTGGACGGATTTTTTCAGTTCGGCCTGCCCGTCGTCTATCTGTCCGGTATCGTTCTCCTGGCTGCGGTGATCTACCTCTGCCTGAGAAGAATTTTCATCGCCCAGGTCAATTACATTTCCCTGGCATCGGATTTTTTCCCCCTTTTCCTCATCATCGGAATTGCCGCAACCGGCATCCTGATGCGCTACTTCACCAAGGCCGATGTCCTCAGCATCAAAGAGTTCACCATGGGCCTGGTGACGTTTCATCCTGCGATTCCCCAGGGGATCAGCGGGATTTTTTATGTGCATCTCTTCCTTGTCTGCGCACTGCTGGCATATTTCCCCTTCAGTAAACTGATGCACATGGGCGGGGTCTTTATGAGTCCGACCCGTAACCTGACGTGTGATACCCGTGCCAGACGGCATGTCAACCCGTGGAATTATCCTGTTCCCGTCCATACCTATGAAGAATACGAGGACGACTTCAGGGAACTTATGATTGAGGCTGGCCTCCCAGTTGAAAAGAAGGAGTAA
- a CDS encoding RsbRD N-terminal domain-containing protein — MTGKEKKTIVRKWFEMVVDTYPADTSRFLKGQKDPFANPVGSTTIRNLEALFDELLKPETDLQAFDSFLDPIIRIRAVQTVLAPAQAVGFTYFLKKVIREELKGALSGEDDLNALLAFELKIDDLSLTAFNIYTKCREAVSQLRVNLERNRIYKAFSRAGLVDEIPDDGPDLKEEKQ, encoded by the coding sequence ATTACTGGCAAAGAGAAAAAAACAATCGTCAGAAAGTGGTTTGAGATGGTTGTAGACACCTACCCTGCCGACACCTCAAGATTCTTAAAAGGACAGAAAGATCCTTTTGCCAATCCCGTGGGAAGCACGACCATCCGGAATCTGGAGGCGCTTTTTGATGAACTCCTCAAACCGGAGACGGATCTTCAGGCCTTTGATTCATTTCTGGACCCGATCATCAGAATCCGGGCGGTCCAGACGGTCCTCGCACCCGCACAGGCCGTCGGTTTTACCTACTTTCTCAAAAAAGTGATCAGAGAAGAACTGAAGGGGGCGCTCAGCGGTGAAGACGATCTGAACGCGCTGCTGGCCTTTGAGCTGAAGATCGACGATCTCAGCCTGACCGCCTTCAATATTTATACGAAGTGCCGTGAGGCCGTTTCCCAGCTCAGGGTCAATCTGGAGCGAAACAGGATTTACAAAGCATTTTCAAGAGCAGGTTTGGTGGACGAGATCCCGGATGATGGGCCGGATCTGAAAGAAGAGAAACAATAA
- the dsrP gene encoding sulfate reduction electron transfer complex DsrMKJOP subunit DsrP: protein MLELAIKGSKRYYGLLAVLAGIAGAGVLVWLWQLQVGLGITGMSRDVSWGFYIAQFTFLVGVAAGGVMVVLPYYLHDYKAFGRITVLGEFLAIAAITMCLLFILVDLGQPMRMLNVIFYASPHSMLFWDMIVLNGYLFLNIVIGWNVLEAERNDTGYPKWIKPLIYLSIPWAVGIHTVTAYLYCGLPGRGFWLTAILAPRFLASAFAAGPALLILLCLIIRKFTDFDPGKEQIQTLARIVTYALIINVFFFLCEVFVAVYSNIPEHMDHLQYLFFGLHGHNSLVPFMWTSMFLMFVAIIMLLPPKNRQNESLLAVSCVLVFVGTWIDKGLGMISGGFVPNPLHEVHEYAPTIPELIVTLGVWAAGFLVLAVLFKIAVSVKEEVRA, encoded by the coding sequence ATGCTTGAATTAGCGATAAAAGGAAGCAAAAGATATTACGGGTTGCTGGCAGTTCTGGCGGGTATCGCCGGCGCCGGCGTGCTGGTCTGGCTGTGGCAGCTTCAGGTCGGTCTGGGCATCACCGGCATGAGCCGGGATGTCTCCTGGGGGTTTTACATTGCCCAGTTTACCTTTCTTGTCGGGGTTGCAGCCGGCGGCGTGATGGTGGTGCTGCCCTACTATCTGCACGACTATAAGGCCTTTGGGCGGATCACCGTTCTGGGTGAATTTCTGGCCATTGCGGCCATCACCATGTGCCTGCTCTTCATCCTGGTGGATCTGGGGCAGCCCATGCGGATGCTCAATGTGATTTTCTACGCATCCCCCCATTCCATGCTCTTCTGGGATATGATCGTCCTCAACGGCTATCTGTTTCTCAATATCGTCATCGGCTGGAATGTGCTGGAAGCGGAGCGGAACGACACCGGATATCCCAAATGGATCAAACCGCTCATCTACCTCTCCATTCCCTGGGCCGTCGGCATCCACACCGTCACCGCCTATCTGTACTGCGGTCTTCCGGGCAGAGGGTTCTGGCTGACCGCCATCCTGGCCCCCCGCTTTCTCGCGTCGGCCTTTGCAGCCGGTCCCGCACTTCTGATCCTGCTTTGCCTCATCATCCGGAAGTTCACCGATTTTGATCCGGGCAAAGAACAGATTCAGACCCTGGCCAGAATCGTGACCTACGCCCTTATCATCAACGTCTTTTTCTTTCTGTGCGAAGTCTTTGTGGCGGTGTACAGCAATATTCCCGAACATATGGACCACCTGCAATACCTGTTCTTCGGGCTGCACGGCCATAACTCACTGGTGCCGTTCATGTGGACCTCCATGTTCCTGATGTTTGTGGCCATCATCATGCTGCTTCCGCCCAAGAACCGTCAGAACGAAAGTCTGCTGGCGGTTTCCTGTGTGCTGGTATTTGTGGGCACCTGGATTGACAAGGGGCTTGGCATGATCTCCGGCGGCTTTGTGCCGAACCCGCTGCATGAGGTTCACGAGTATGCGCCGACCATTCCTGAGCTGATCGTCACACTCGGCGTGTGGGCGGCAGGCTTTCTGGTTCTGGCAGTGTTGTTCAAAATCGCTGTCAGCGTAAAGGAAGAAGTCCGGGCATAA
- a CDS encoding NUDIX hydrolase, whose translation MPVRINRCEDIHQARSFKMVRENVTLNNGATVDIDFIRHPGATAIVPLANADTLVMIRQYRHALGEYIWEIPAGTMEPGEDGLECARRELAEETGFSADRWEELGEIVPVPSYSDERIRVFLASGLKPVSGQQKDADEVIEVRKMSVTEVMEMAGRGDIPDSKTLAVLFMARHHIEKRR comes from the coding sequence ATGCCCGTCAGGATTAACCGCTGCGAAGATATCCATCAGGCCCGGTCGTTTAAAATGGTCCGGGAAAATGTGACCCTGAATAACGGGGCGACCGTTGATATCGACTTCATCCGCCACCCCGGGGCCACGGCCATTGTCCCCCTTGCCAACGCGGATACGCTGGTGATGATCCGGCAGTACCGTCACGCCCTCGGCGAATATATCTGGGAGATCCCGGCCGGCACAATGGAGCCGGGCGAGGACGGCCTGGAATGTGCCCGGAGAGAGCTGGCCGAGGAAACCGGTTTTTCAGCCGATCGCTGGGAAGAGCTGGGGGAGATCGTGCCGGTTCCGAGCTATTCGGATGAACGCATCCGCGTCTTTCTGGCGTCCGGCCTGAAGCCGGTCAGCGGACAGCAGAAGGATGCGGATGAGGTGATTGAGGTCCGAAAGATGTCTGTGACGGAGGTGATGGAGATGGCCGGCCGGGGGGATATCCCGGACAGCAAAACCCTTGCCGTCCTGTTCATGGCCCGGCACCATATTGAAAAAAGGCGATGA
- the dsrJ gene encoding sulfate reduction electron transfer complex DsrMKJOP subunit DsrJ produces the protein MMPNKKIYDKGKVFAGLAVFVILMTFPFWYNHGQAAPAPKPELTKEAKAAKKCVRPTDFMKADHMQLLDTWRDTVVRDGARMYVNEEGKAFDMSLSNTCLECHSNKAEFCDKCHNYASVDPYCWDCHIDNPKEKK, from the coding sequence ATGATGCCGAATAAAAAGATATATGACAAAGGAAAGGTGTTTGCGGGTTTAGCCGTTTTTGTGATCCTGATGACTTTTCCGTTCTGGTATAATCACGGACAGGCGGCCCCGGCCCCCAAACCGGAGCTGACAAAGGAAGCCAAGGCTGCGAAGAAATGTGTCCGTCCGACCGACTTTATGAAGGCCGATCATATGCAGCTTCTGGATACATGGCGGGACACGGTGGTCCGCGACGGTGCCAGAATGTATGTGAACGAAGAGGGCAAGGCCTTTGACATGAGCCTTTCCAACACATGTCTGGAATGCCACTCCAACAAAGCTGAATTCTGTGATAAATGTCATAATTATGCGTCGGTCGATCCGTATTGCTGGGATTGCCACATTGACAACCCGAAGGAGAAGAAGTGA
- the dsrO gene encoding sulfate reduction electron transfer complex DsrMKJOP subunit DsrO gives MESSRRNFLKVAGISALGVGTKPVAGVFAASGGDHGDGQAVEMGRGEKALTAKHWGMVIDTRKLKTAEDLEPLIEVCHVTHNVPVYENKRHEIKWIWETEYKHAFPGKGNKYLNETAEHTPFLVLCNHCENPPCCRACPTEATFQREDGIVLMDFHRCIGCRFCMAACPFGARSFNFLDPRPFIHETNKKFPTRMKGVVEKCNFCAERLAVGQLPACVEASKGAIAFGDLDDAESEVRKLLKENYTIRRKQTLGTEPSVYYIV, from the coding sequence ATGGAAAGCAGCAGACGAAATTTCTTAAAAGTTGCCGGGATTTCAGCACTGGGCGTCGGGACCAAACCGGTTGCGGGTGTTTTTGCTGCGTCCGGCGGGGATCATGGCGACGGGCAGGCGGTGGAGATGGGCCGGGGTGAAAAAGCCCTGACAGCCAAGCACTGGGGCATGGTGATTGATACCCGGAAGCTGAAAACGGCTGAAGACCTTGAACCGCTGATTGAGGTCTGTCATGTGACGCACAATGTGCCTGTGTATGAAAACAAACGACATGAAATCAAGTGGATCTGGGAAACCGAGTACAAACACGCCTTCCCCGGTAAAGGGAACAAATACCTGAACGAGACTGCCGAGCATACGCCCTTTCTGGTGCTGTGCAACCATTGTGAAAATCCCCCCTGCTGCCGGGCCTGTCCGACCGAAGCGACGTTCCAGCGGGAGGACGGCATCGTGCTGATGGACTTTCACCGGTGCATCGGCTGCCGGTTCTGCATGGCGGCCTGTCCCTTCGGGGCACGGAGCTTCAACTTTCTGGATCCGCGTCCCTTTATACACGAGACCAACAAGAAATTCCCCACGCGGATGAAGGGTGTGGTTGAGAAATGTAATTTCTGCGCCGAGCGCTTGGCGGTCGGACAGTTGCCCGCCTGTGTCGAAGCATCCAAAGGGGCTATCGCATTTGGCGACCTGGATGATGCCGAATCCGAAGTCAGGAAACTCTTGAAGGAAAATTACACCATTCGACGTAAACAGACTCTGGGCACAGAGCCTTCGGTTTACTATATTGTGTGA
- the dsrK gene encoding sulfate reduction electron transfer complex DsrMKJOP subunit DsrK, with protein MSDLPNSDDFLKNLAHETPKAGWMDTPVDIRPGIYCYASNYKSVEYLGLPNARPWNPLEDDWKLPENWQEIIHNGFKERLERFRSFKIFMDVCVRCGACADKCHFFIGTGDPKNMPVLRAELLRSVYRNDFTAVGKLLGKIGGARPMTLDVLKEWWYYFFQCSECRRCSVFCPYGIDTAEITIMGRELLNLIGLNIDWIATPVANCYRTGNHLGIQPHAFKDMLDFFVEDVEDITGVNVEPQYNKKGADILFITPSGDVFADPGTFTCMGYMILFKYLKDKYGLDVTWSTYASEGGNFGFFTSHETMKRLNSKMYAEAKRLGVKWILGGECGHMWRVINQYMDTMNGPADFLEEPVSPITGTKFENAKSTKMVHITEFMADLIHHGKLDLDPSRNDQLKVTYHDSCNPARGMGLLDEPRYVIKSVCNNFYEMPQNTIRENTFCCGSGAGLNAGEDMELRMAGGLPRANAVKYVHDKHGVNMLSCICAIDRAALPALMEYWVPEVDVTGITELVANALILPGEKKRETDLRGEPLPGMEGDDAE; from the coding sequence ATGTCGGACCTTCCGAATTCAGATGATTTTTTGAAAAATTTAGCGCACGAGACGCCCAAAGCGGGATGGATGGACACTCCGGTCGATATCAGACCGGGGATTTACTGCTATGCGTCAAATTACAAAAGCGTCGAATATCTTGGCCTTCCCAACGCCAGACCCTGGAATCCCCTTGAAGATGACTGGAAACTCCCGGAAAACTGGCAGGAGATCATCCATAACGGATTTAAGGAGCGCCTGGAACGGTTCCGCTCATTTAAAATCTTCATGGATGTCTGTGTCCGGTGCGGGGCCTGTGCGGACAAATGCCACTTCTTTATCGGAACCGGCGACCCCAAAAACATGCCGGTGCTGCGGGCGGAGCTGCTCCGCTCGGTCTACCGGAACGACTTCACCGCCGTCGGAAAGCTCCTTGGGAAAATCGGCGGGGCCAGACCGATGACCCTGGATGTCCTCAAGGAGTGGTGGTACTATTTCTTCCAGTGTTCGGAGTGCCGCCGGTGTTCGGTCTTCTGCCCCTACGGGATTGATACGGCAGAGATCACCATCATGGGGCGGGAACTGCTCAACCTCATCGGTCTCAACATCGACTGGATTGCCACGCCGGTGGCCAACTGCTACCGGACCGGTAACCATCTGGGCATCCAGCCCCACGCCTTCAAGGATATGCTGGACTTCTTCGTGGAGGACGTTGAGGACATCACCGGCGTCAATGTCGAGCCGCAGTACAACAAGAAGGGCGCGGACATTCTCTTCATCACCCCTTCGGGCGACGTATTCGCCGATCCCGGCACCTTTACCTGCATGGGCTATATGATCCTCTTCAAGTATCTGAAGGACAAATATGGCCTGGATGTCACCTGGAGTACCTACGCCTCAGAGGGCGGCAACTTCGGCTTCTTCACCTCCCATGAAACCATGAAGCGGCTCAACTCCAAGATGTATGCCGAGGCCAAACGCCTGGGTGTCAAGTGGATTCTCGGCGGCGAGTGCGGCCACATGTGGCGAGTCATCAACCAGTACATGGATACCATGAACGGCCCGGCAGACTTCCTTGAGGAACCGGTTTCCCCCATCACCGGAACCAAATTTGAAAACGCCAAATCCACCAAGATGGTCCACATCACGGAGTTTATGGCGGACCTGATCCACCACGGCAAGCTGGATCTGGACCCCAGCCGGAACGATCAGCTGAAGGTCACCTATCATGACTCCTGCAACCCGGCCCGCGGCATGGGACTTCTGGATGAGCCGCGCTATGTGATCAAAAGCGTCTGCAATAATTTCTACGAGATGCCGCAGAACACCATCCGGGAGAACACCTTCTGCTGCGGCAGTGGCGCGGGTCTGAACGCCGGCGAGGATATGGAATTGCGGATGGCCGGCGGCCTTCCCAGGGCCAATGCGGTGAAGTATGTCCATGATAAGCACGGCGTGAACATGCTGTCCTGTATCTGCGCCATTGACAGGGCGGCCCTGCCTGCCCTGATGGAATACTGGGTTCCCGAGGTGGATGTCACGGGTATAACCGAACTGGTTGCCAATGCCCTGATTCTGCCCGGTGAGAAGAAACGAGAGACAGATCTGCGCGGAGAGCCGCTGCCGGGAATGGAGGGGGATGATGCCGAATAA